TGTTGAAAAATGCGCATTGCACTTTAGTGGTATTAATATTAAACTTACCAAGTGCGGCGGACTAACTCCTGCTCTACGTATGATTAAAAAGGCCAAGGATTTAGGAATAAAAGTAATGGTAGGTTGTATGACGGAATCAACCGTTGGTATTTCTGCTATTGCACAATTAATTCCACAACTAGATTTTGTGGACATGGATGGCGCTTTACTTCTTAAGAGTGATATCGCTACAGGAGTTCATATTGAACCAAGTGGAAAAGTGATTTTTCCTAAAGGTAATGGTAGTGGTGTTCAACTTTTAGATTAATGTTTAGTATTGATGAATTTCCAGGTAGAACAATTAATGTAGAAGGTAAAAACTATCTATACTTTGGCGGCACTTCTTACTTGGGCCTACAAACTAATACTGAGTTTCAATCGATTTTTATAGCGAACGTAAAAAAATATGGCACAGCTTACAGTGCTTCACGAAAATCCAATATTCAAATTTCAGTTTTCGATGAAATAGAAGCTTACCTATCAAACATCGTAGGTAGCGAGGCTTGTATAACCATGTCATCTGGCTATTTGGCAGGGCAATTGGTTTGTGATTATTTTAGTGATGCGGACTATAAATTATATTACGCTCCCAATACCCATTCTGCAGTTCTTCGAAGAAATCAAAAAGTATATGATAATTGGCAAGAACTCCGTGGTGATATTCTGTTAAATAGAGATAAAATACCTGTCCTTTTTTTAGATAGTATTGATTTTTCCGGCTTTAATTTTCCCAATTATGAACTTTTAAAAACGTTACCGTTAAAAAATATTATTTTGGTGGTAGATGACTCCCATGGCATTGGTATTACCGGAATTAATGGTGGTGGTAGTTTTCAGTTCTTACAATCCTTATATCCGAAAGAACTTATAGTATCATGCTCGCTTGGAAAAGGCTTTGGTATACAGGCAGGTGCCATTTTTAGCACTAATGCCTTTATTAGAAATATAAAAGAAACTCAATTTTTTGGTGGTGCTAGTCCGGCAATGCCTGCAGCAATTGCGACAATAAAACAAGGTCAACAGATTATTCAAGAAAAAAGAAAGATTTTAGCAGAGAACACTTCTTTATTTTTGAAAAATTTACCCAACTCTTCTATTCTTCAAAGTAGTAAAGGTCACCCAACATTTAGTTTTAAAAACGAATTGCTTGTCAGTCAACTTTTAGATAATGGCATTATAGTAACCAATTTTAGATACCCTACAGAGAATGATGCATTAATGAGCAGAATAGTTTTAAGTGCCGCACATACTGAAAATGACATTTTACATCTCTGCAATACCATAAAAGCATTTCCTATTTAATAACACGCAATAATTTTATGTAAATAGTATAATATCAGCAATATATTAAGTAATTTTTTAACATATCCTAAATTTATTTCGTATCTTTTTAGTACATATTAAACTCATTTACTAACTAAAACTTTACGACTATGAAAAAAATTATAGGATTGGTTTTATTAATGCTACTCTTTATTTCCGCAGCTTCTACGAATGCCATCAATACGAATTATATGCATAGTATAGAAGGTACTTGGGAATTAGAAAGCTTTTACAATTATGATGGTCAACAAGTTATCGACACCGTTCCTACTGCTGATGGTTATAGACAAGTTAAAATGTACTATAATGGAAAAATTATGTGGAGCAGATATGTACCCGTAGATAAAATTGGAAGATTTGGATATGGTACGTATGTCATTACTGATGATAGACTAATGGAAACATTGGAATATGGCGATAATGAAATGATTATGGCAATGGACACTATGCGTGTTTTCACTTTTGAATTACAACTAAGTGATGACAAATTCAGTCAAATTAGTTTAGATGAAGAAGGCAACAGAACTTTTTCAGAAAATTATATTCGGATAGATTAGTGTTATTGAAAATATAAAAACGCCGCATCTAAAGAAGCGGCGTTTTTATATTTATACTACAGCCAATTTAATTTGCCTCTACTTCTTCCTTAGATTCAACCGCAGCTAAATATCGTTCTGCATCCAAAGCCGCCATACAACCTGTACCTGCAGCTGTAATTGCCTGTCTATATTCTTTATCTTGAGCGTCACCACTTGCAAAAACACCTGGCAAATTAGTTTTGGTAGATTTACCTTTTGTAATTAGGTAGCCCGTTTCATCCATATCTAATTGGCCTTTAAATATATCGGTATTCGGTTTGTGCCCTATTGCTATAAATATACCTGTGATAGCAATTTCTTCTTTTTCTCCAGTTTGGTTATTTACCATACGTAAACCTTCAACAACCTGATCACCTAAAACCTCGTCTACTTCGGTATTATAGCGTACTTCAATATTCTTTAAACTATTAACCCTATGCTGCATAGCTTTTGACGCTCTCATTTCGTCTCTACGTACCAACATGGTTACTTTATTACAAATATTGGCAAGGTAAGAAGCTTCTTCTGCCGCTGTGTCCCCAGCACCAACAATAGCAACATCTTGGCCTTTATAGAAAAACCCATCGCATACAGCACATGCAGATACTCCTCCGCCTCGTAAACGCTGCTCACTTGGTATATTTAAATACTTAGCTGTTGCACCGGTAGATATAATAATGGTTTCGGCCTCTATGTGCTTTTCACCATCAGCCACTACTTTGTGGATACCTCCCACCTCTTTTGATAATTCTACAGAAGTAATCATACCTATTCTTACTTCGGTACCAAAACGCTCAGCTTGTTGTTGTAATTGCACCATCATTGTTGGCCCATCTATTCCTTCCGGATACCCAGGGAAATTATCTACTTCAGTAGTAGTTGTCAATTGACCTCCTGGCTCCATTCCTGTATACATAACAGGTTTTAAATCGGCACGAGCAGCATATATTGCTGCAGTATAGCCTGCAGGACCAGATCCTATTATTAATGTTTTAACACGTTCTATTTTCTCAGACATCATATCAAGTAGTTCAGTTCTTATTCTCTATAACAAATGTAGGTTTTTGATTAAAAAACTTATAATTAAGTTATAAAAAGTTTTAATGCGGTTATCAATTATGAATATAACTATTATGTATTTTTATATTGTTATTTCGGCATTAAGAAACTCTTAAAGTTCTGTGAAGAAATGAACCTCTCCCCCTTTTACACCGTAAGTACTATACAACCTTTATGCCCTATTAAATGAAAATTTTAAAATGTGCCATTGTAGACGATTCATTAACACAGCAAAAACTATTAGAGCGTATTATTGATAGTTACGAAAATTTAAGCTTAGTATATTCATTTAATAGCAGTGTTGAAGGATTAAAAGTAATAAATACATCAAAAATCGATTTGTTATTTCTAGATATAGAAATGCCTATAATGAACGGATTTGAATTTTTATCCCAATTAAAAATTCAACCTCAGGTTATTATTATCAGTAAAAGTCAGCATTATGCCTTAGAAGCTTTTGAATTTAATGTTACCGATTTTCTTTTAAAACCCATAACCAAACAACGGTTTACTATTGCCGTACAAAAGGCTATAGATAAAATAATGCTTCATAAAATAAAATTACCCGAAAATAAATTAATGGTTAAGCATAACCTTAAGCAAGTAGAACTTAATATCAACGAAATCTTTTGGATAGAAGCATTAGGAGATTACATAAAAATAAAGACCAAAGAAAAAAATTATGTAATACTTTCTACTTTGAGCGGTTTTCATAAAAAGTTGAAAGATTCTAAGTTTGTTAGAGTACACAAATCTTATATCATCAATTTAAAAATGATTGATCGCTATAATCATGAATTCGCTGAAATAACAGGTAAAAAAATTCCGATAAGTCGTACTAAAAATCTTGAACTAGATAAGCTCTTAAATTTCCTTGATTAAACAAGTTACTCCTTACTAAGCATATCTACCGTTGCTACCGTTCTAAAACCTGTATGTTCTAAGGAAGAATCCATACTAGAGCCCATTCTTGCAGATACTCTATAACTAGCGCAATAGGATGCGCTACACAAAAAAGAACCGCCTTTAATTATTCTTTCTTTAGCCAACTGATTATTAGGTGTAAACGGACTCTCTGCCCCTGTAGGGTTTACAGATACTGAATTTTTAGCTTTAGTTTCTTTGTAATAATTGGTATTGTACCAATCACTGGTCCATTCCCAAACATTACCTGCCATATCATACAAACCATACGCGTTTGGTGGGTATGATTTTACAGGAGCACGAAGTTCAAAACCATCGGCCATTGTATTCTCTACCGGAAACTCACCTTCCCAGGTATTTGCTTTTTCTTTTAAAACGGATGCATCGTCTCCCCAATTATAAATTGTACCATAAGAACCTGCTCTTGAAGCCAACTCCCATTCCGCCTCTGTTGGCAAGCGTCTATTTGCCCATTCGCAATATGCTAAGGCATCTTCGTAAGACACTTGAACTACAGGGTAGTTATCCTTGCCGCTAATGCTACTTTTTGGTCCGTTTGGGTGTTTCCAGTTGGCTCCAATAGTCCAGTTCCACCACTGTGAGAAATCATATAAATTAGAAACCGAAGATTTTGATTTTTTAAAGGTCAAAGAACCAGGTTGCAAAATAGAATCGTGTGGTTTTTCCGTACCAACAGGAACTTGCTTTTTTAACTCTTCCCAATCTATCCCTTTTTCGGCAACGGTTATATAACCCGTTGCTTTTACAAAGGCCGCAAACTGCGCATTGGTAACTTCGGTGGCGTCCATAAAAAATCCGTCGACCATAACATCTATTGCTGGTTTTTCATGATTCATGGCGGTTTTATCATTACTTACTGCTCCTTGCTTAAATGAAGCTCCGGATACCCAAACCATTCCATCAGGAGCGGCTACATCTTTTGGTTGTTCAATTAAAACATTGTGCTTAACTACCTTTGCGTTCTCTTTAGCGTTCTCAGCTAGTTTTTCTTGAACCTTATTTTCCTTGGGCTCTGACTTACAGTTTACCAATCCTATTAAAAGTAAACCCAACCCTAAAAAACGTACAATTTTATTCATAGTATAAATATACTTTCACAGTCTTTAATTCTATCCTAAATACCAAGATTTTAACGAATTGGACTAATTACATATTCAAAAGAAAGGTTTTTTGGTTGAATCTGATATTTTTCTAATGGAAGTAATCCCCAGCTATTATCACCACCAACACCCATTTGACTATGATCTATATTGATGTTTATTAAATCTCTTGTAGGAATATCAAATGTATGCCGTTGTCTTTTTTGCATGCCTTCATCAAAATCTGAATTTAGTTGATGGTGAGCACTGAAGGAAAACAATTCTGGAGCAGTAATTTTTATACCTTTTCCGTTCTTATTTTTAAATGATAAAGTTCTTATATCGGTTCTGTTTCCATTCTCTTGCGGGCGAATATATTCAAAATATAAATCTGATACATTAGCATTATAAACACCAACTAAAGCAGATGTTTTACGGTCTTGATAGTTTTCATGCGCTCCCCTACCATACCATTCAACTTCATCATAACTAATATCAATTATAAGATTATTTCCAAATCTTGGTAAAATTGGCAAGTCACTTTCAATTCCATTTAACTGGGTGCTTACCATTATTTCTCCATTAATATTAATAGAATAGGTAACACGCACTTGGCCATTAACCGATGGTAAATTATAATTAGCACTTAACTGTAAGTCATTTCTAAATTTAAACGGATTAGCCGTTAGTTTTACCGCATCGATAATCTTCTCACCTTCATTAGAATTAACTTCCATGTTTATTAGATTTTGAGTTTCCGTAGCATCTTTCCATTTTTTTAAACGCTTAGGCATGTTGTAGCCATAATCATTATCAATTGGAGCACGCCAGAAATTTACGGTTGGTCCTTGCTGTAATAAATTTCCTTGTCCGTAATCGATAGACGATAATGTACCGTCTTTACTATTAAAACCGATTTCAAAGCCGTCACCTTTTACCGAAATAATATCGGCAATTTTGGTCACCTTCAAACCTTCAATATTCTCATCAAAAACTGATGGTTTAAAATCCGTTAATTGAAACTGCTCATACGCCAACAAATAATGTTCTGGAATTAATGCACTTTCATATTTGGTGGTCATGTATACATTTAAATGATACTCAGATGCGGTATTTATTAATTCTGGCAAATCTATTTGTACTTCTTTTGTTTCGTATGGAGCAATATCGACATCAGCGATATTTCCCTTGCCCACTTCTACCCCATTTTCCAATAATTTCCATGAAAAACTGTATTCCGACAGATTCGTAAAATCATACATATTTTTTAGACTGATTTTTCCCGATTTCGGATTTTCGGCTTTAAACTTCACATATTGATATACTTTTTTTACTTCATATAAAGATGGATGTGCAGAACGATCCGGATTCACTAATCCGTTCAAACAAAAATTATTGTCATTCTGTAATTCTGCTCCGCCCAAATCCCCGCCGAATGCATAAAATTCTACACCTTCTTCATTAGTTGCTTTTAAACCTTGGTCTACCCAATCCCAAATAAATCCGCCTTGTAGTACATCATATTTTTCAATAACATCCCAATAATCCTGAAGGTTACCTACGCTATTTCCCATTGCGTGCGCATATTCGCATTGAATTAATGGCCTTTTAGGGTTATTTTCAGCATATGCAATTGTCTGGTCTATTCTTGCATACATAGGTGCCTGTATATCGGTATTCGAGAAATTAGTTGCTCCTTCATATTGTACAGGTCTAGTAGTATCATGTGCCTTTAACCAATCGTAAGTATCAAAAAGGTTTTGACCGTTACCAGCTTCATTTCCTAAAGACCATGTTACAATGGACGTGTAATTTTTATCGCGCTCAAACATTCTAATCGTTCTGTCTAAATGCATTTCTTTCCATTCTGGGCGATATGCTGGGTGAATAGCAATTGCCGCTTCATCACCATCTAATCCTTGGTTGGTTGCTCCCATTCCATGAATTTCAATGTTTGCTTCATCTACTACATAAAACCCGTATTTATCTGCCATTCTATAGAAAAACTCATTTTTTGGATAATGACTACAACGAATGGAATTGATATTATTGCGTTTCATCACCTCCATATCTTTCAATGTGACTTCTTCACTAATAACGTGACCAGTTACTTCATCATGGTCATGCAAATTCACTCCTTTTATCAATACAGGCATTCCGTTTACTAAAAACTGATTGTTTTTAATTTCAATTTTTCTGAATCCTATTTTTGAACTTATGGCTTCAGTTACATTGCCTTTATTATCTTTTAATGTAAAAAGCATGGTGTACAGGTTCGGTTTTTCAGCGTTCCATGTTTTTATATTCGGAATTTCTTGAGCAAATTTTACAGAAGTTAAGCCCTCAACAATATCTATTTTCTGGTTTACTTTAAATATTTCTTTAGCACCATCTAATAAAGAAACTTCTACTTGGGCACCTTTTTCCTTCTTCCCTGTATTTGCCAACTTTAAATTTAGACTGAATTGGCCATTGGTATAGGTTTCATCTAAATCTGCCACCACCGTGTAATCTTTTATGGTCGCTTTATTTGTCGCATATACATACACATCTCTGTCTATCCCACTTAAACGCCAAAAATCTTGATCTTCCAAATAACTAGCGTCAGACCAACGTAATACTTGAACCGATAAATCATTTTTACCCACTTTTAGATATTTAGAAATATTGAATTCTGCTGGAGTTTTACTGCCTTCGCTATAGCCTACCATTTGTCCGTTTAGATACACATACATGGCACCGCTTACGGCTCCAAAATGCAAATAAACCTCTTTGCCTTCCCAGTTTATTGGAGTTTCAAAATTACGTTTGTAGCTCCCAACGGAGTTGATATCATGAGGAATAAATGGTGGATTTTTAGGAAACGGATACACGACATTCGTATATATAGGAATACCATACCCTTTTAGTTCCCAATTAGATGGAACTGTAATTTTGTCCCAACCCGATGTATCAAAATCCGAATTAAAAAATGTTATTGGTCTTTCTGGCACACTTGCGGCATACTTAAAATCCCATTCTCCATTTAACGACTGATAGAATGAAGAATTCTCCCAACTATCATTCTTTAAAGCTAATTCAATATTTTGATACCGATATAGCGATGCTGTGGGATCTTCCCGATTTATTTGAAATATTTCTGGGTTTTCCCACTCCGGATTTTCCCATTTTGGAGCTTGTGCAGTTACAAATGCCGTCAATAAAAAGATGCCGAAAACGCAAATTTCAATACTGTTTTTCATGTTCTGGTGGTTCAATTATGCTGGTTTCAATATCTGCTATTTCATTACATTTAAAATGACTTAACATCTATGTCCTATTCTAAATTTGGAATTTACATTTTTTATGCAATCTGCCAATCCATCCGAGCAAAATACAACTTAACTTACAATTGTGGAAAGGAAAATACGAGGTTAGTGTCTTAAGTTTATGTAATTTCTAACCACACATTTCTACTCACTTAATAATCCGCCTTCTAATAATGGAATTTGAAAACGCTCAGTCTCTGGTTTCGTGTGTTCCCTTTTAAATATTGCTTCCGCCTTCTCTAAAATCTCTGGATGATTTGTAGCTATATTATTCTTCTCGGTAGGATCGTCTTTTAAATTGTAGAGTTCCAATGTTGGTTGCTCGTCATCTTTTAGATGTTGACGAACTACTTTCCAATCGCCTATTCTAATAGCAATTTGTCCACCATATTCTGGGAATTCCCAATACATGAACTCATGCTCAGTCTGATCATCTTCACCCAATAATGTAGGTAAAAAACTAATTCCGTCCGTGTCAGCTGGTTTTTCAATTTCAAGAATGTCAGTAAAGGTTGCCAACATATCGTAATGTGCAGAAGCATGTTCGCTTGTTGTACCCGACTTTATTTTGCCTGGCCAGGTAAAGAATGTCGGCACTCTAATTCCCCCTTCATATACAAACCCTTTTCCTTTGCCATAAACTCCGTCAAATGGTTTTGCGCTTTCAAAAAAAGTAGGGTCGGCACCACCTGCATAACTTGGCCCGTTATCCGAAGTAAATACAATCAGTGTATTCTCATAAATTCCTTCGTCCTTTAACTGCTTTACCAATTTCCCTACATTCTCATCAAAATAAGAAACCATAGCGGCATAGGCCGCATGGGGAGTCTGATGTGAAAAATAACCATT
The genomic region above belongs to Maribacter hydrothermalis and contains:
- a CDS encoding LytR/AlgR family response regulator transcription factor, with translation MKILKCAIVDDSLTQQKLLERIIDSYENLSLVYSFNSSVEGLKVINTSKIDLLFLDIEMPIMNGFEFLSQLKIQPQVIIISKSQHYALEAFEFNVTDFLLKPITKQRFTIAVQKAIDKIMLHKIKLPENKLMVKHNLKQVELNINEIFWIEALGDYIKIKTKEKNYVILSTLSGFHKKLKDSKFVRVHKSYIINLKMIDRYNHEFAEITGKKIPISRTKNLELDKLLNFLD
- a CDS encoding aminotransferase class I/II-fold pyridoxal phosphate-dependent enzyme — protein: MFSIDEFPGRTINVEGKNYLYFGGTSYLGLQTNTEFQSIFIANVKKYGTAYSASRKSNIQISVFDEIEAYLSNIVGSEACITMSSGYLAGQLVCDYFSDADYKLYYAPNTHSAVLRRNQKVYDNWQELRGDILLNRDKIPVLFLDSIDFSGFNFPNYELLKTLPLKNIILVVDDSHGIGITGINGGGSFQFLQSLYPKELIVSCSLGKGFGIQAGAIFSTNAFIRNIKETQFFGGASPAMPAAIATIKQGQQIIQEKRKILAENTSLFLKNLPNSSILQSSKGHPTFSFKNELLVSQLLDNGIIVTNFRYPTENDALMSRIVLSAAHTENDILHLCNTIKAFPI
- a CDS encoding formylglycine-generating enzyme family protein, translated to MNKIVRFLGLGLLLIGLVNCKSEPKENKVQEKLAENAKENAKVVKHNVLIEQPKDVAAPDGMVWVSGASFKQGAVSNDKTAMNHEKPAIDVMVDGFFMDATEVTNAQFAAFVKATGYITVAEKGIDWEELKKQVPVGTEKPHDSILQPGSLTFKKSKSSVSNLYDFSQWWNWTIGANWKHPNGPKSSISGKDNYPVVQVSYEDALAYCEWANRRLPTEAEWELASRAGSYGTIYNWGDDASVLKEKANTWEGEFPVENTMADGFELRAPVKSYPPNAYGLYDMAGNVWEWTSDWYNTNYYKETKAKNSVSVNPTGAESPFTPNNQLAKERIIKGGSFLCSASYCASYRVSARMGSSMDSSLEHTGFRTVATVDMLSKE
- the trxB gene encoding thioredoxin-disulfide reductase, with the translated sequence MSEKIERVKTLIIGSGPAGYTAAIYAARADLKPVMYTGMEPGGQLTTTTEVDNFPGYPEGIDGPTMMVQLQQQAERFGTEVRIGMITSVELSKEVGGIHKVVADGEKHIEAETIIISTGATAKYLNIPSEQRLRGGGVSACAVCDGFFYKGQDVAIVGAGDTAAEEASYLANICNKVTMLVRRDEMRASKAMQHRVNSLKNIEVRYNTEVDEVLGDQVVEGLRMVNNQTGEKEEIAITGIFIAIGHKPNTDIFKGQLDMDETGYLITKGKSTKTNLPGVFASGDAQDKEYRQAITAAGTGCMAALDAERYLAAVESKEEVEAN
- a CDS encoding glycoside hydrolase family 2 TIM barrel-domain containing protein, which gives rise to MKNSIEICVFGIFLLTAFVTAQAPKWENPEWENPEIFQINREDPTASLYRYQNIELALKNDSWENSSFYQSLNGEWDFKYAASVPERPITFFNSDFDTSGWDKITVPSNWELKGYGIPIYTNVVYPFPKNPPFIPHDINSVGSYKRNFETPINWEGKEVYLHFGAVSGAMYVYLNGQMVGYSEGSKTPAEFNISKYLKVGKNDLSVQVLRWSDASYLEDQDFWRLSGIDRDVYVYATNKATIKDYTVVADLDETYTNGQFSLNLKLANTGKKEKGAQVEVSLLDGAKEIFKVNQKIDIVEGLTSVKFAQEIPNIKTWNAEKPNLYTMLFTLKDNKGNVTEAISSKIGFRKIEIKNNQFLVNGMPVLIKGVNLHDHDEVTGHVISEEVTLKDMEVMKRNNINSIRCSHYPKNEFFYRMADKYGFYVVDEANIEIHGMGATNQGLDGDEAAIAIHPAYRPEWKEMHLDRTIRMFERDKNYTSIVTWSLGNEAGNGQNLFDTYDWLKAHDTTRPVQYEGATNFSNTDIQAPMYARIDQTIAYAENNPKRPLIQCEYAHAMGNSVGNLQDYWDVIEKYDVLQGGFIWDWVDQGLKATNEEGVEFYAFGGDLGGAELQNDNNFCLNGLVNPDRSAHPSLYEVKKVYQYVKFKAENPKSGKISLKNMYDFTNLSEYSFSWKLLENGVEVGKGNIADVDIAPYETKEVQIDLPELINTASEYHLNVYMTTKYESALIPEHYLLAYEQFQLTDFKPSVFDENIEGLKVTKIADIISVKGDGFEIGFNSKDGTLSSIDYGQGNLLQQGPTVNFWRAPIDNDYGYNMPKRLKKWKDATETQNLINMEVNSNEGEKIIDAVKLTANPFKFRNDLQLSANYNLPSVNGQVRVTYSININGEIMVSTQLNGIESDLPILPRFGNNLIIDISYDEVEWYGRGAHENYQDRKTSALVGVYNANVSDLYFEYIRPQENGNRTDIRTLSFKNKNGKGIKITAPELFSFSAHHQLNSDFDEGMQKRQRHTFDIPTRDLININIDHSQMGVGGDNSWGLLPLEKYQIQPKNLSFEYVISPIR